The Peribacillus sp. FSL P2-0133 genome has a segment encoding these proteins:
- the aroA gene encoding 3-phosphoshikimate 1-carboxyvinyltransferase gives MNTKKLQTNIQTLRGSIAIPGDKSISHRSIMFGALAEGETTVTNFLPGADCLSTISCFKQLGVHIEQDGQNVKIEGKGFNGLKEPESVLDVGNSGTTIRLMMGILAGQQFSAVLAGDESIAKRPMTRVVNPLRQMGAVIDGRKGAEYTPLFIRGGKLKGFRYELPVASAQVKSAIILAGLQAEGETIIIEPEETRDHTERMIQEFGGKIEKDGQTIKVSGNQVFKGTAIHVPGDISSAAFFMVAAAITENSEVVLKNVGLNSTRTGIIEVMKSMGADITIEKKTSEGEPAGDITVRSSRLKGTTISGDLIPRLIDEIPVIALLATQAEGITTIKDAAELKVKETNRIDTVANELSILGADITPTADGLIIKGRKALNGGMVTSHGDHRIGMMLAVAALITDGEVELADPDAIDVSYPQFFGHLSQLIK, from the coding sequence ATGAATACAAAAAAATTACAAACGAACATCCAGACATTACGTGGTTCGATTGCCATACCTGGAGATAAGTCGATCTCCCATCGTTCGATAATGTTCGGAGCACTAGCCGAAGGGGAAACGACAGTCACTAATTTTCTTCCAGGAGCCGATTGTTTAAGTACGATTTCCTGTTTTAAGCAGCTTGGAGTCCATATTGAACAAGATGGCCAGAACGTTAAAATTGAAGGCAAAGGTTTTAATGGATTGAAGGAACCTGAATCTGTACTGGATGTCGGAAATTCTGGTACGACGATCAGGTTAATGATGGGCATTTTGGCAGGACAGCAATTTTCGGCCGTTTTGGCAGGTGATGAATCGATAGCCAAACGTCCAATGACCCGGGTAGTCAACCCTCTTCGTCAGATGGGAGCAGTCATTGATGGCCGAAAAGGAGCCGAATACACCCCGCTCTTCATAAGAGGTGGCAAATTAAAAGGGTTTCGCTATGAATTGCCTGTAGCAAGTGCGCAGGTAAAATCAGCGATAATCTTGGCTGGTTTACAGGCAGAAGGTGAAACGATCATTATCGAACCGGAAGAGACCCGTGATCATACAGAACGAATGATCCAAGAGTTTGGCGGGAAAATCGAAAAGGACGGTCAAACGATTAAAGTAAGCGGAAACCAAGTCTTCAAAGGGACCGCGATCCATGTGCCGGGTGATATTTCTTCGGCGGCTTTCTTCATGGTGGCTGCAGCGATTACGGAAAATAGTGAAGTGGTGTTAAAGAATGTGGGCCTTAATTCGACAAGGACTGGAATCATCGAAGTCATGAAATCGATGGGGGCGGATATTACGATAGAGAAGAAGACGAGCGAGGGTGAACCTGCAGGAGACATCACTGTCAGAAGCTCCCGACTAAAAGGGACGACCATCAGCGGTGATCTAATTCCCCGCCTCATCGATGAAATACCGGTAATTGCACTTCTGGCAACACAGGCTGAAGGGATAACGACAATCAAGGATGCAGCAGAACTTAAAGTGAAAGAGACGAATCGAATTGATACTGTTGCAAATGAGCTCTCCATCCTTGGGGCAGATATAACCCCGACAGCAGACGGATTGATCATCAAAGGACGTAAAGCCCTTAATGGAGGTATGGTTACAAGCCATGGAGATCATCGTATCGGGATGATGCTCGCTGTAGCGGCTTTGATAACGGATGGGGAAGTGGAACTTGCTGACCCTGATGCCATAGATGTATCATATCCACAATTTTTTGGGCATTTGAGCCAATTGATAAAGTAA
- a CDS encoding prephenate dehydrogenase: protein MKGKVFVIGLGLIGGSLAMAVRHAHPEAVIVGTDLSEKNIQLSMLLGIIDDSVSSLEAGAREADLILLAVPVNETVKILAQLADMELKSDVLISDAGSTKDTVVKAAKPLIDKGVAFIGGHPMAGSHKSGAGAAKLHLFEHAFYLLTPGDSIEEEKVEQLKGWLQGTRANFLVVSPAMHDKLTGVISHFPHIVASGLVKQAENYSKENKLISRLAAGGFRDITRIASSSPEMWRDILLHNRDVLLELMNDWLNEMEHIKGLVANEDSEEILRFFTDAKIFRDDLPTHAKGAIPAFYDLYIDIPDYAGIISEITGYLAQEGISITNIRIIETREEIYGVLVISFQTDVDRIKAAECISRHTDYETILA, encoded by the coding sequence TGATTGTTGGTACGGACCTAAGTGAAAAGAATATTCAACTTTCGATGCTATTGGGAATCATTGATGATTCTGTATCATCTTTGGAAGCGGGAGCACGTGAAGCCGATTTAATTCTACTTGCTGTGCCTGTCAATGAAACCGTGAAGATTTTAGCTCAATTGGCCGATATGGAGTTAAAAAGTGATGTCCTCATATCGGATGCAGGAAGTACGAAGGATACAGTCGTTAAGGCAGCAAAACCATTGATAGATAAAGGGGTGGCCTTCATCGGGGGGCACCCTATGGCTGGTTCCCATAAAAGCGGCGCTGGGGCAGCCAAATTGCATTTATTCGAACATGCATTTTATTTGCTTACTCCCGGAGATTCCATTGAAGAAGAAAAAGTTGAGCAGCTGAAAGGGTGGCTGCAAGGGACAAGAGCTAACTTTCTGGTTGTGAGTCCTGCCATGCATGATAAGCTGACTGGGGTCATTAGTCATTTTCCGCATATTGTCGCATCGGGGCTCGTTAAACAGGCAGAAAATTACAGTAAGGAAAACAAGCTGATTTCAAGGCTTGCAGCAGGCGGATTCCGAGATATTACAAGAATTGCTTCAAGCAGTCCGGAAATGTGGCGTGACATTTTGTTACATAATCGGGATGTGCTACTTGAATTAATGAATGATTGGCTGAATGAAATGGAGCATATAAAAGGTCTGGTTGCGAATGAAGATAGTGAAGAAATCCTTCGATTCTTTACCGATGCCAAGATTTTCAGGGATGATTTGCCAACACATGCAAAAGGCGCCATACCAGCGTTTTATGATTTATATATCGATATACCGGATTATGCCGGAATAATTTCTGAGATTACCGGATATTTGGCTCAAGAAGGTATCAGCATTACAAACATAAGGATCATTGAAACCAGGGAAGAGATATACGGTGTGCTGGTCATCAGCTTTCAAACGGACGTTGATCGCATAAAAGCTGCGGAGTGTATTTCTAGACATACAGATTATGAAACGATCCTGGCATAA